The Kutzneria kofuensis genome has a window encoding:
- a CDS encoding carbohydrate ABC transporter permease, whose protein sequence is MRRRRAAGFTLALPFTVLLVLTVLVPVLYTVYLSLFTDRLSGLGFDGPRQVFIGLGNYLSVLVDRAFGQSVLTVALYALVQVPVMLILAMVLALLLDSAVVRLRQVWTLALFLPYAVPVVIGGLIWAYLYSPGIGPLASLLHFDPMSGRGILPAVVNIATWQWVGYNVVIFYTALRAVPKEILEAARADGAGPVRTALTIKVPMVRPTVFVALVFTVIGSLQLFTEPLVLRSFTGAVTSTWTPSLYVYESAFITNDYGRAAAASVLLAVVSAVLSALVMRLSTRRYR, encoded by the coding sequence GTGAGACGTCGCCGTGCCGCGGGTTTCACGCTGGCGTTGCCGTTCACGGTGTTGCTCGTGCTCACCGTGCTCGTGCCGGTGTTGTACACGGTGTACCTGAGCCTGTTCACCGATCGGTTGTCCGGCTTGGGATTCGACGGACCCCGCCAGGTGTTCATCGGCCTCGGCAACTACCTGTCGGTGCTGGTCGACCGGGCCTTCGGGCAGAGTGTGCTCACCGTCGCGCTGTACGCCCTCGTGCAGGTGCCGGTGATGCTGATCCTGGCCATGGTGTTGGCGCTGTTGCTGGACTCCGCGGTCGTGCGGCTGCGGCAGGTGTGGACGCTGGCGCTGTTCCTGCCGTACGCGGTGCCGGTCGTGATCGGCGGTTTGATCTGGGCGTACCTGTACAGCCCGGGCATCGGGCCGCTGGCCTCGCTGCTGCACTTCGACCCCATGAGCGGGCGGGGAATCCTGCCCGCGGTGGTGAACATCGCCACCTGGCAGTGGGTCGGCTACAACGTCGTGATCTTCTACACGGCGCTGCGGGCCGTGCCGAAGGAGATCCTGGAGGCGGCCCGAGCCGACGGGGCCGGTCCGGTGCGCACTGCGCTGACGATCAAGGTTCCGATGGTGCGGCCGACGGTGTTCGTGGCGCTGGTGTTCACCGTCATCGGCTCACTGCAGCTGTTCACCGAGCCGTTGGTGCTGCGCAGCTTCACCGGGGCCGTGACCAGCACCTGGACCCCCAGCTTGTACGTCTACGAATCGGCCTTCATCACCAACGACTACGGCCGGGCGGCCGCCGCCTCCGTGCTGCTCGCGGTGGTGTCGGCGGTGCTGTCCGCGCTGGTGATGCGCCTGTCCACCCGGAGGTACCGATGA
- a CDS encoding ABC transporter substrate-binding protein yields the protein MGGKTVLSRRTALRAGAALAAGGLLGGCATSAAADGRTVVRIWSWLTGMDKYIAAFNAAQRHVHVELSVITSGLKGGYAQEINAIKANNAPDIMHAEYQALPQLLLSGGFREITDEVADLGPGYTPAAWRAVRPDGRTWAVPMDVAPMVFYYRKDLFDAHGIAVPVTWRDFRAAATAVRAADPAARITTFPLNDGSFFAGMCWQAGDPWWRIDHDAWAVDISGPGTVRTAEQWQGFIADDLVATSPTGDQDWIASIHNGRLWGLLGAAWNVGTFAKSVPNDTGRWAVATMPTWDGQPANGMQGGSAFAISKQSRVADAALTFLRWLSTDPAVVRIGSAFTAPFPAFNASRAVARDVYKSKFFLGPPVYQVLDEAARRVPDWTWGPTALGSFSVVADTFSDVRSGHVTMPDAVRAVQARAVADMRGRGLSVVEGGAR from the coding sequence ATGGGTGGAAAAACGGTGCTGTCGCGCCGAACGGCCCTGCGCGCCGGGGCCGCGCTGGCGGCCGGCGGGCTCCTGGGCGGCTGTGCGACCTCGGCCGCGGCCGACGGTCGCACCGTCGTTCGGATCTGGTCCTGGCTGACCGGCATGGACAAGTACATCGCCGCCTTCAACGCGGCGCAGCGCCACGTGCACGTCGAGCTGAGCGTGATCACCAGCGGTCTGAAGGGTGGCTACGCCCAGGAGATCAACGCCATCAAGGCGAACAACGCACCCGACATCATGCACGCGGAGTACCAGGCGCTGCCGCAGCTGCTGCTCAGCGGCGGATTCCGGGAGATCACCGACGAGGTCGCCGACCTCGGGCCCGGCTACACGCCGGCCGCCTGGCGGGCGGTTCGGCCGGACGGCCGAACCTGGGCGGTGCCGATGGACGTGGCGCCGATGGTGTTCTACTACCGCAAGGACCTCTTCGACGCCCACGGCATTGCCGTCCCCGTGACGTGGCGGGACTTCCGCGCGGCCGCCACCGCGGTGCGGGCCGCCGACCCGGCCGCGCGGATCACCACCTTCCCGCTCAACGACGGCTCCTTCTTCGCCGGCATGTGCTGGCAGGCCGGCGATCCCTGGTGGCGGATCGACCACGACGCCTGGGCGGTGGACATCAGCGGTCCCGGCACCGTGCGCACCGCCGAGCAGTGGCAGGGGTTCATCGCCGACGACCTGGTCGCCACCAGCCCGACCGGCGACCAGGACTGGATCGCGTCCATCCACAACGGACGGCTCTGGGGGCTGCTCGGCGCCGCCTGGAACGTGGGCACGTTCGCCAAGTCGGTGCCGAACGACACCGGGCGGTGGGCGGTCGCGACGATGCCGACCTGGGACGGCCAGCCGGCCAACGGCATGCAGGGCGGCAGCGCGTTCGCGATCTCGAAGCAGAGCCGGGTCGCCGATGCCGCATTGACGTTCCTGCGCTGGCTCAGCACGGACCCGGCCGTGGTGCGCATCGGCTCCGCCTTCACCGCCCCGTTCCCCGCCTTCAACGCCAGCCGCGCGGTCGCGCGGGACGTCTACAAGAGCAAGTTCTTCCTCGGGCCGCCGGTGTACCAGGTGCTCGACGAGGCGGCCCGCCGGGTGCCGGACTGGACGTGGGGACCGACCGCGTTGGGGTCGTTCTCGGTGGTGGCCGACACCTTCAGCGACGTGCGATCCGGGCACGTCACGATGCCGGACGCCGTGCGGGCCGTGCAGGCCAGGGCGGTGGCGGACATGCGCGGCCGCGGACTGTCCGTTGTGGAAGGAGGAGCGAGGTGA
- a CDS encoding heparinase II/III domain-containing protein — translation MIALTAPDLATLLSHARSRIGVPDVTDRAVWDRVDPATRGRLLAAAETELATPPPVLSATAWARAFRDGVRTEYEDAARRLRDRVGVLVLGVVLTGEVEPFLDAAIDGMVALAEASTWCWAPHDSFTAARREVVPDVDDPYLDLGAAEVTSLLAWADHVLGPLLDVRAPGLRRRLRREVDKRVFDPFERIRDWHWIGFDGDAHNWNPWIHGAVLVAALLLCDDPARRANLVRLVIAGLESFIAVLPDDGGIDEGVAYWWQGAGRLLEALDLLAAAGGPALDSRDRPVFAELIRFPHRMHLGGDWYVNAGDASARLPAAQPWHVLHRWGERLGDKDVQAYALANGHTVHPAAGLGRALDALANPMPRSPQRTKSWQAPHVWLPRVQVLVARESVTGLTLAMKAGHNGERHNHLDVGSYWVALRGRPVLVDVGQPTYTAASFGPDRYAAWPLQSAWHNVPEPGAAQQPGAAFTATDVHVELAPETAALQADLAAAYPRGAVESWRRTARLVRGPRPRVEVVDSWTGARDVVLLRHILAGTVDLAEGAAVITLDDSRRVRMSWGTQADAVLERQDITDPLLRASWGESLTRLTLRPTAGTGSLTVWWEATE, via the coding sequence GTGATAGCGCTAACAGCACCGGACCTGGCGACGCTGCTGTCCCATGCCCGCAGCCGGATCGGCGTCCCGGACGTGACCGATCGGGCCGTCTGGGACCGCGTCGACCCGGCCACGCGTGGGCGGCTGCTCGCGGCCGCCGAGACGGAGCTGGCGACGCCTCCGCCGGTGCTGAGCGCCACGGCGTGGGCGCGAGCGTTTCGCGACGGCGTGCGGACCGAATACGAGGATGCCGCGCGGCGACTCCGGGACCGCGTGGGCGTGTTGGTGCTGGGCGTGGTTCTCACCGGCGAGGTGGAACCCTTTCTGGACGCGGCGATCGACGGCATGGTCGCCCTCGCGGAGGCGAGCACGTGGTGCTGGGCCCCGCACGACAGCTTCACCGCGGCCCGCAGGGAGGTCGTGCCCGATGTCGACGATCCGTACCTGGATCTCGGCGCGGCCGAGGTGACCTCGCTGCTGGCCTGGGCCGACCACGTGCTCGGTCCGCTGCTGGACGTGCGGGCGCCGGGGCTGCGTCGACGCTTACGGCGCGAGGTGGACAAACGCGTGTTCGATCCGTTCGAACGAATCCGGGACTGGCACTGGATCGGGTTCGACGGCGACGCGCACAACTGGAATCCCTGGATCCACGGCGCGGTGTTGGTGGCGGCGCTGCTGCTGTGCGACGACCCCGCGCGCCGGGCGAACCTGGTCCGGCTCGTCATTGCCGGTCTTGAAAGTTTCATCGCGGTGCTGCCCGACGACGGCGGGATCGACGAAGGCGTGGCCTACTGGTGGCAGGGCGCGGGCCGGCTGCTCGAAGCGCTCGACCTGCTCGCCGCGGCGGGCGGCCCGGCGCTCGACTCCCGTGACCGGCCGGTGTTCGCCGAGCTGATCCGGTTCCCGCACCGCATGCACCTCGGCGGCGACTGGTACGTCAACGCGGGGGACGCATCCGCCCGGCTGCCCGCCGCCCAGCCGTGGCACGTGCTGCACCGGTGGGGCGAACGCCTGGGCGACAAGGACGTCCAAGCCTACGCACTGGCCAACGGCCACACCGTGCACCCGGCGGCCGGGCTCGGCCGAGCGCTCGACGCCCTGGCCAACCCCATGCCGCGGAGTCCACAACGGACGAAGAGTTGGCAGGCGCCGCACGTGTGGCTGCCACGGGTGCAGGTGTTGGTGGCGCGGGAATCCGTGACCGGCCTCACGCTGGCGATGAAGGCCGGGCACAACGGCGAACGGCACAACCACCTCGACGTCGGCTCGTACTGGGTGGCCCTGCGCGGTCGCCCCGTGCTGGTCGACGTCGGGCAGCCGACCTACACGGCCGCCAGCTTCGGACCAGACCGCTATGCCGCCTGGCCGTTGCAGAGCGCGTGGCACAACGTGCCCGAGCCGGGGGCCGCGCAGCAGCCCGGCGCCGCGTTCACCGCGACCGATGTCCACGTCGAGCTGGCACCGGAAACCGCCGCGCTGCAGGCCGATCTCGCGGCCGCGTATCCGCGGGGAGCCGTGGAGAGCTGGCGCCGCACTGCACGGCTCGTCCGGGGCCCGCGGCCACGGGTCGAAGTCGTGGATTCGTGGACCGGAGCACGGGATGTGGTGCTGCTACGGCACATTCTCGCCGGAACCGTCGATCTGGCCGAGGGCGCGGCGGTGATCACGCTGGACGATTCGCGGCGGGTGCGGATGAGCTGGGGCACCCAGGCCGACGCTGTCCTGGAACGGCAGGACATCACCGATCCGCTGCTGCGGGCCAGCTGGGGCGAGTCGCTGACGCGGTTGACCCTGCGGCCGACAGCCGGCACCGGCTCGCTCACGGTGTGGTGGGAGGCAACGGAATGA
- a CDS encoding substrate-binding domain-containing protein: MKLASERQELILAAVRAQGTVRLTELVDKLGVTPVTVRRDVTVLADRGLVVRVHGGIRLPHRGIAEGTTSAARSVFGRLCGGEVGMVVPSVEYYWPTVIRGAQSAVTAAGGRLVLRASSYDPAEDRRQVTKLLDRGMQCLLVAPSTEGSRGLDLLRWLGSLNVSVILVERVPPPELPMLALDAAYTAHGLGAGMAVRHLVTLGHKRIGLVTSRSSPTSRALRRGWAEAVSALGLPDVLTGEVPAYGLPGWARAYDELLRQCRERDVHALIVHADREAIGFLERAQELGIDVPGELAVVTYDDEVAAASDPPLTAVCPQKYRLGALAAELALTRLADGAERPVHRVELWPTLVVRESCGTPAR, translated from the coding sequence ATGAAGCTGGCATCCGAACGCCAGGAGCTGATCCTGGCCGCCGTCCGCGCGCAGGGAACCGTGCGGCTGACCGAACTGGTGGACAAGCTCGGCGTCACGCCGGTCACGGTCCGCCGGGACGTCACCGTGCTGGCCGACCGCGGGCTGGTCGTCCGGGTGCACGGCGGCATCCGCCTCCCCCACCGCGGCATCGCGGAGGGCACCACGTCGGCGGCCCGGTCGGTGTTCGGTCGGCTGTGCGGCGGCGAGGTCGGCATGGTGGTGCCGTCCGTGGAGTACTACTGGCCGACGGTGATCCGGGGCGCCCAGTCCGCCGTGACGGCCGCGGGCGGCCGGCTGGTGCTGCGCGCCTCCTCGTACGACCCGGCCGAGGACCGCCGGCAGGTGACCAAGCTGCTCGACCGCGGCATGCAGTGCCTGCTCGTGGCCCCGAGCACCGAGGGCAGCCGCGGGCTGGACCTGCTGCGCTGGCTGGGTTCCCTGAACGTCTCCGTGATCCTGGTGGAACGGGTTCCGCCGCCGGAGCTGCCCATGCTGGCGCTGGACGCGGCGTACACCGCGCACGGGCTCGGCGCCGGCATGGCGGTGCGGCACCTGGTGACGTTGGGCCACAAGCGCATCGGGCTCGTCACCTCGCGGTCCAGCCCGACCAGCCGCGCCCTGCGGCGGGGTTGGGCCGAGGCGGTGTCGGCGCTCGGTCTGCCCGACGTGCTCACCGGCGAGGTGCCGGCCTACGGCCTGCCCGGCTGGGCCCGGGCGTACGACGAACTGCTGCGGCAGTGCCGGGAGCGGGACGTGCATGCCCTGATCGTGCACGCCGACCGGGAGGCGATCGGATTCCTGGAACGCGCCCAGGAGCTGGGCATCGACGTGCCGGGTGAGCTCGCGGTCGTCACCTACGACGACGAGGTGGCCGCCGCGTCCGACCCGCCGCTGACCGCCGTGTGCCCGCAGAAGTACCGGCTCGGCGCGCTCGCCGCCGAGCTGGCCCTCACCCGGCTCGCCGACGGCGCCGAGCGGCCCGTCCACCGGGTGGAGCTGTGGCCCACGCTTGTCGTCCGCGAGTCCTGCGGCACCCCGGCGAGGTAA
- a CDS encoding sugar phosphate isomerase/epimerase family protein → MPLAFSTLGVPGMPLADVARLAADTGYQGVELRCAPGEPAAELPPESVHATLADHGIAVLALAGYVKIAAPGPDGPVLGEISRQVDLAAAIGAPYVRLFPGGSPGDDARAVARLAEAGPLAQAAGVCLLVETHDSHPRGADVARLLRAPGVGAIWDLMHTWLAGETPAESAAALRPWPGYVQVKDIAGPADRTPLPLGRGVLPLADCLGQLAPDAWVSWEYERLWYQHAPALPGLLAEGRRVIAARRPRPTGQM, encoded by the coding sequence ATGCCGCTGGCCTTCTCCACCCTCGGCGTGCCGGGCATGCCCCTGGCCGATGTCGCCCGGCTCGCCGCCGACACCGGGTACCAGGGCGTCGAACTACGGTGCGCCCCAGGCGAACCCGCGGCGGAGCTGCCGCCCGAGAGCGTGCACGCGACGCTGGCCGATCACGGCATCGCCGTCCTCGCGCTCGCCGGCTACGTGAAGATCGCCGCCCCCGGGCCCGACGGCCCGGTCCTGGGCGAGATCTCACGCCAGGTAGACCTCGCCGCCGCCATCGGCGCTCCGTATGTCAGGCTGTTCCCCGGCGGTTCACCCGGCGACGACGCCCGTGCCGTCGCGCGCCTGGCCGAGGCAGGTCCACTCGCCCAGGCGGCCGGCGTGTGCCTGCTGGTCGAAACCCATGACTCGCACCCCAGGGGTGCGGACGTCGCCAGATTGCTGCGGGCCCCCGGCGTCGGCGCCATCTGGGACCTCATGCACACCTGGCTCGCCGGCGAGACACCGGCCGAGTCGGCGGCAGCGCTGCGGCCGTGGCCGGGATACGTTCAGGTGAAGGATATCGCCGGCCCGGCGGACCGGACTCCCTTGCCACTGGGCCGAGGCGTGCTGCCGCTGGCAGACTGCCTCGGGCAACTCGCCCCGGACGCGTGGGTGTCGTGGGAGTACGAACGGCTGTGGTACCAACACGCCCCGGCGCTGCCGGGGCTGCTGGCCGAGGGCCGGCGCGTGATCGCCGCGCGCCGGCCCCGGCCGACCGGTCAGATGTAG
- a CDS encoding alpha/beta hydrolase family protein has product MRVDATQQRARGARRIKGAVTALVAVLAAVTVATVTGGPASAEPSASVKATQRGPDPTLAMIEASRGPFATAQQNVSPGNGFNGGVVYYPTDTSLGTWGALAIVPGYTAKCAKEEAWMGPWLSSFGFVVICIETNSPNDWDTARGQQLLAALDWLTTRSPVKNRVDPNRLSVLGHSMGGGGMVYATEHRPTLKAGIGLAPFSPSQNMSSERVPTLVLGGQKDPTVTPSYLKGLYAGVPASTKSLFAEISGADHLYYTHPNNVQMKIIIPWLKIFVDQDSRYQQFLCPKLPDPTKISMYQAKCPYI; this is encoded by the coding sequence ATGCGAGTGGATGCGACGCAGCAGCGGGCGCGTGGGGCCCGGCGGATCAAGGGAGCGGTGACCGCGCTGGTCGCGGTGCTGGCCGCCGTGACTGTGGCGACGGTGACCGGCGGACCGGCCTCGGCCGAGCCCTCGGCGTCCGTCAAGGCGACGCAGCGCGGTCCCGACCCGACGCTGGCGATGATCGAGGCGTCGCGTGGCCCGTTCGCCACCGCGCAGCAGAACGTCTCGCCGGGCAACGGGTTCAACGGCGGTGTGGTGTACTACCCGACCGACACGAGCCTGGGCACCTGGGGCGCGCTGGCCATCGTGCCGGGCTACACCGCGAAGTGCGCCAAGGAAGAGGCCTGGATGGGGCCGTGGCTGTCCTCATTCGGCTTCGTGGTGATCTGCATCGAGACCAACAGCCCCAACGACTGGGACACCGCCCGCGGCCAGCAGCTGCTGGCGGCGCTGGACTGGCTGACCACCCGCAGCCCGGTCAAGAACCGGGTCGACCCGAACCGGCTGTCGGTGCTGGGTCACTCGATGGGCGGCGGCGGCATGGTCTACGCCACCGAGCACCGGCCCACGCTCAAGGCCGGGATCGGACTGGCGCCGTTCTCCCCGTCGCAGAACATGTCCAGCGAACGCGTGCCGACGCTGGTGCTCGGCGGCCAGAAGGACCCGACGGTCACCCCGTCCTACCTGAAGGGCCTGTACGCCGGCGTGCCGGCATCGACCAAGAGCCTGTTCGCGGAGATCTCCGGGGCCGACCACCTGTACTACACGCACCCGAACAACGTCCAGATGAAGATCATCATCCCGTGGCTGAAGATCTTCGTCGACCAGGACAGCCGCTACCAGCAGTTCCTCTGCCCGAAGCTGCCCGACCCGACGAAGATCTCGATGTACCAGGCCAAGTGCCCCTACATCTGA